The nucleotide window GGCGCGTCGAACGGGCTGTCGAGGACGGAACACTACCGACGGTCCCGACCCCCGAGACGGAGACCCGCGAACGGCTCCGTGAGAACCGACGGTTGAGCGACCCCGACGCGGCGGTGCTGGCAGTCGCCGCCGACGCGGACGCGACCGCGGTGATGGACGAACAGTACGGCCGCGACGCCGCCAGCGCCGAGGGAGTCCCGACACGAGGAACGGCGTATCTGGTCTTATCGGCGCTGAAACACGGCGAACTCGACGGGGAGACGGCACGCGAGACGGTCGACGAGATGGTCGACGCCGGGTGGTACTGTGCGCCCGA belongs to Halobaculum sp. MBLA0143 and includes:
- a CDS encoding DUF3368 domain-containing protein — encoded protein: MYVLDATPLIYLGKTQRVGVLDSVPERCVVPESVYEEVVVVGREAGHPDARRVERAVEDGTLPTVPTPETETRERLRENRRLSDPDAAVLAVAADADATAVMDEQYGRDAASAEGVPTRGTAYLVLSALKHGELDGETARETVDEMVDAGWYCAPDLYARLCRKIERLAGESGSE